From Hydractinia symbiolongicarpus strain clone_291-10 chromosome 11, HSymV2.1, whole genome shotgun sequence, the proteins below share one genomic window:
- the LOC130613783 gene encoding uncharacterized protein LOC130613783 encodes MKNLKTRFKNNMPGHDWTRSFLKRHKLSLKKGGQMQLARKNVTSDPFVIYRFFETLNNEVERLGINDKPECVYNCAELGFPTDPSKCKYVDEIGKKCIQVTNGSNRENTTVLAVCCADGTSLDPLIIFRGKNLQSTWLGADGLENTYFSVSGSGWMTTNIFDHWFRKFAESVVARPLLLTFDGHMTHLSTATIDFAMEQNISSIKLPAHCTDVLQPLDVGCFNPLKVDYEQYLTEFVHRTGGCQKLQKPAFCNLIGSIWKKGLTKENIISASNTTGIFPVDETE; translated from the coding sequence ATGAAAAACTTAAAGACACGTTTCAAGAATAATATGCCAGGTCATGACTGGACAAGGTCATTTTTGAAGCGCCATAAGTTGAGCCTTAAGAAGGGAGGGCAGATGCAATTAGCCCGGAAGAATGTAACCTCTGATCCTTTTGTCATATACCGATTTTTTGAAACACTGAACAATGAAGTTGAGCGTCTTGGAATAAACGATAAACCCGAGTGTGTTTACAACTGTGCCGAATTAGGGTTTCCAACAGACCCCTCAAAATGTAAATATGTGGATGAGATTGGCAAGAAATGTATTCAAGTTACAAATGGCTCAAACAGGGAAAATACAACAGTCTTGGCTGTGTGCTGTGCTGATGGTACTTCACTGGACCCCCTCATCATTTTTAGGGGAAAGAATCTTCAATCGACATGGTTAGGAGCAGATGGTCTAGAAAACACTTACTTTAGTGTAAGTGGCAGTGGTTGGATGACCACAAATATATTTGATCATTGGTTCAGAAAATTTGCTGAGTCAGTAGTAGCAAGACCACTATTGTTGACATTTGATGGTCATATGACTCATTTGTCAACTGCTACAATTGATTTTGCAATGGAGCAAAATATATCCTCAATAAAGTTGCCAGCCCATTGTACAGATGTGTTGCAGCCACTAGATGTTGGCTGTTTCAATCCCTTAAAGGTTGACTATGAGCAGTACCTTACAGAGTTTGTGCATAGAACTGGTGGATGCCAAAAGCTTCAAAAACCTGCCTTTTGTAATCTAATTGGAAGCATTTGGAAAAAAGGCTTGACAAAAGAAAATATCATATCTGCTTCCAACACTACTGGAATTTTTCCAGTAGATGAAACAGAGTAA
- the LOC130613780 gene encoding alanine--glyoxylate aminotransferase 2, mitochondrial-like: MLSNNVPKNCFRLAKRQLSVSRVAKQVVGGVKMPDTDFTPEKYEGMSYERAREIRQKHLVPGLLTYYKTPIFVHQGHKQWLFDTDGKRYLDMFAGIVTCGVGHCHPKVEEATFKQMRKLWHTTNIYMHPTIHEYAEKLVSKMPGDLKVCYFVNSGSEANDLAMMLARAHTGNWDIINHRNSYHGATPGVLGLLAQQNWKFNTPLGFGNHAMSNPDVYRGPWGGKNCKESPVQTDRPCDCQPGHCSASDAYLSQLQEVLDYNCPNKIAGYFAEPLQGVGGTVQYPKDFMPKAYEKIREHGGLCISDEVQTGFGRLGSHFWGFEWMGVMPDIVTCAKSIANGFPMAAVITTPKIAETMKQAITFNTYGGNPMSCAAASAVLDVIDEENLQQNCADVGTYYLESLAKLRGEFEVVGDVRGKGLMIGVELVTDKASKKPLPAAEVLDIWERTKDYGVLFGKGGRFGNVLRIKPPMCITKQDTDYAVAVLRESLREYADAK; encoded by the exons ATGTTGTCAAATAATGTGCCGAAAAACT GTTTCCGGTTGGCCAAAAGACAACTTAGTGTGTCACGTGTTGCAAAACAAGTTGTTGGTGGTGTTAAAATGCCTGATACAGATTTTACTCCAGAAAAATATGAA GGTATGTCTTACGAAAGAGCCAGAGAGATCCGTCAAAAGCATTTGGTCCCAGGGTTATTGACGTATTATAAAACCCCAATATTTGTGCATCAG GGACACAAGCAGTGGTTATTTGACACTGATGGGAAACGATATCTGGATATGTTTGCTGGGATTGTCACATGTGGAGTTGGGCACTGTCACCC AAAAGTTGAAGAGGCAACGTTTAAGCAAATGCGAAAGTTGTGGCACACAACCAATATTTATATGCATCCCACTATTCACGAATATGCAGAAAAGCTGGTTTCAAAAATGCCTGGTGATTTGAAG GTTTGCTATTTTGTAAACAGTGGTAGCGAAGCGAACGATCTTGCAATGATGTTAGCCAGAGCACACACTGGAAATTGGGATATTATTAACCACAG aaattcctacCACGGTGCTACTCCTGGTGTCCTGGGTTTATTAGCACAGCAGAATTGGAAGTTTAACACCCCACTTGGCTTTGGAAATCATGCT atGTCAAATCCTGATGTTTATCGTGGACCATGGGGAGGAAAGAATTGCAAAGAATCGCCAGTGCAG aCAGATAGGCCTTGTGACTGTCAACCAG GTCATTGTTCAGCTTCTGATGCATATCTTAGTCAGCTTCAAGAAGTACTTGACTATAATTGTCCAAACAAAATTGCTGGATACTTTGCAGAACCACTTCAG GGCGTTGGTGGAACTGTGCAGTACCCGAAGGATTTCATGCCAAAGGCGTACGAAAAGATCAGAGAACATGGTGGACTTTGTATATCAGACGAG GTTCAAACAGGTTTTGGTCGTCTTGGTAGTCACTTTTGGGGATTCGAATGGATGGGTGTCATGCCTGACATAG taACATGTGCTAAAAGTATTGCTAATGGGTTTCCTATGGCTGCCGTAATTACGACACCGAAAATCGCCGAAACAATGAAGCAAGCGATCACGTTTAACACGTATGGCGGAAATCCTATGTCGTGTGCTGCAGCCAGTGCTGTGCTGGAT GTCATTGATGAGGAAAATTTGCAACAAAATTGTGCAGATGTCGGTACCTACTACTTGGAGAGTCTTGCAAAGCTGCGTGGCGAATTCGAAGTTGTCGGAGATGTAAGAGGCAAAGGCCTGATGATTGGTGTAGAGTTGGTCACGGACAAG GCTTCAAAGAAACCATTACCAGCAGCAGAGGTGCTCGATATTTGGGAGCGTACGAAAGATTATGGTGTTTTGTTTGGAAAAGGTGGAAGATTCGGGAAT GTACTCCGAATCAAGCCTCCCATGTGTATCACCAAACAAGATACTGATTACGCTGTCGCTGTGCTGAGAGAATCTTTACGCGAATATGCCGACgcaaaataa